Below is a genomic region from Pyrococcus kukulkanii.
CCAAACCTTTATAAATCAGGAGAAAGAAACCCTCGTTTGGCGGCGGGCTAGGCCGGGGGGTTCGGCGTCCCCTGTAACCGGAAACCGCCGATATGCCGGGGCCGAAGCCCGGGGGGCGGTTCCCGAAGCCGCTCCCGGAAGCCGGGGCCGAACGATGAGTCCTCGTCCCGCGGGGTGCCCGGTGGGGGAGGCACGGCTGAAGGGCCGTGCTAACCCCCTTTGGGCCCTGAACCCCGCAAGGCCCGGAAGGGAGCAGCGGTAGGGGCCACGGAGCACGCTCGCGGGGGTGCGGGGATGAGGTAGGGCCCGGTGAAAGGGAGCGGTGGAGGGTTCCCACCTCCGGGCGCGCCCGCCGCCGCTAGAATCTCTTTTTAAGTCTTTTTTCTCCCCTAGCTATTGCGATTAAAACCTTTCTTTGATTTGGGGTTAGTGAGTCCCAAATTTCTTCAAATAGTTCAGATGCTTCGTTTAAAGCTTCATTAAGTGTTATTCCTAAATCCTCCCTGCTAATCCTCCTTTTTTCCTTGGATTACTGCATTGAGCCACAACTTCTGGCAGAGCATTTGGGTATGGTGTGGATGGCCCTTTGTGATGTTCAATATCTCGCCGATAACTTCTCCCTCAACTCTTCGAACTTCTTTAGGATAAATTTAGCGAATTCATCCCCCGGAATCCTCTTTTTTAATTTTTCAAGTTCCTCTTCTCGGTCTGCGAAGTGTTCTTTATCCACTATTCTGCCGTATATGAACGGAGGCCTCATTACACCTTTACCTGTAACAGTTTTTAGTCTTGTATTGTATTTTTGGAAAGCCATTTCAAAATATTTAAATAATCAGATAGCCATCTAAACGTGGTGACGCTCATGCACCCAAAGATTAGGACACTTCTTGCGAAGTTCTCCCGGGTTGAATTAATCCCCTGGGAAACACCAATCCAGTACCTTCCCAGGATAAGTGAAATGCTTGGTGTTGAGGTCTATGTAAAGAGAGATGACCTCACGGGCCTAGGGATAGGAGGAAACAAGGTGAGAAAGCTTGAGTTCCTCCTGGGAGATGCATTAGCTAAGGGTGCAGACACGATAATAACTATGGGTGCTGTCCACTCGAATCATGCATTCGTAACGGCCTTAGCCGCTAAGAAGCTTGGACTTGATGTCATCTTAGTGTTGAGAGGAAAAGAGACCCTGAAAGGTAACTATCTCTTGGACAAGCTGATGGGAATAGAGACGAGGGTTTACGATGTTGAGAAAACTCCCGATTTGATTCCATATGCTGAGAAAGTTGCTAAGGAATTAGAAGAGCAGGGAAAGAAGCCATACATAATCCCAATAGGTGGTGCTTCTCCAGTTGGAACCCTGGGCTACGTCAGGATGGTGGGGGAGTTATCAACTCAGATAAGCTCGCTAGGCCTAAAGTTTGATACTATAGTTGATGCAGTGGGAAGCGGCGGCACTTTAGCTGGAATACTCCTGGGCCTTGAGCTGGCAGGTCTTGAAGTGGAGCCAGTTGGTATGGCCGTGGGGATCTTTGGTGAGAAGATGACACAGAAGGTCGTTGACTTAGCTAAGGAAACTGCAAAGCTTTTAGACGTGAGTGTAGAGCTTAAGGAGCCCAGGATTTATGATTACAGCTTTGGCGCTTACGGTAGGATAGTTAGGGAGGTTGCAGAGCTAATAAGACTTGTTGGAACTAAGGAGGGAATCCTCCTTGACCCGGTGTACACAGGTAAGGCTTTCTATGGCTTAATGGATCTCGCGAAGAGGGGAGAGTTAGGCGAGAGAATTCTATTCGTACACACGGGCGGAATGCCCGGAATATTCCACTACGGCGAGGATATGCTTAGGCTGTTAAATCTTCAATAGCAAGAGAGATACCACTCCTGCTATCGCAAACCTACCCTCATGATTCCTGATTTTTCTTCTCCTATAGCTTCGCCCAAGAGGAGGAAAGATAATCCGACAACGCCCATATCGTAGATTACGTAGCCAATCTTTGTGAGGATTGATGCAGGCACTCCTATTGCGGAAATCATTGCTCCAAGTAGCGTTGTGTCTAGAACTCCAGCAACGACACCATTTTTGGTCCCTTCCAGTGCCATAACTGGCCTTTTTGGTTAGTTAATCAATTTAAACTTTTAACTTTTTGATCATAACCTTTATGGGAAGAGTTATAATGTTCTTCTTTAAAAGGGGTGTCGATGGGTGTGAGGAAGCTTTTGTTGATAATTTTCTCTTTAATAATCCTCCTTGTCCTTCTTACCCACAGTAGCGAGCACAGCGTCGATAACTCTGCTATGCGGGAGTTTCTGGAATCTCAGTATGTGCCTGAGGTGGGCTCCTTAGGGCTTCCATAGCTTCATATCCGGACAACGAGACTATATGGCTTGCCAACGATAATGTTCTCGCTGAGAGGGCTTTAAGGTTGCTTGGCTCTCCCCTTTGGGGGAACGTCAGCGAAGCCCTTAGGAGGTACAATATCTCCTATAACGGGAGAATTGATCCTCTCCTGGGTAAGCCCTTAAATGAATTTTTCTGTCCAGAAGTAATCACGATTGGAAATGTTTACTCGAAAAAGTTCAATACGACCCTTCTTCTAAAGCTCGAGCGAGCTAACGAATCCTGTAGGATGGATGACTGGCAGGAGTACGCTGACCTTCTAGCCTATGGAGCCTTGAGCGATCTCTTAGTTGGAAACGAAACTGGTGCCTTTACCATGTACTTAAAGGCTACTAAAAATGTGAGATGGTTACGGTTTTAGGGATAAGGCATTTTCTGGAGTGTATCAGACTTACAAATGCGCCCTGTTCATATACCTGTATAAGTCCC
It encodes:
- a CDS encoding DUF4127 family protein, with protein sequence MRPPFIYGRIVDKEHFADREEELEKLKKRIPGDEFAKFILKKFEELREKLSARY
- a CDS encoding pyridoxal-phosphate dependent enzyme → MHPKIRTLLAKFSRVELIPWETPIQYLPRISEMLGVEVYVKRDDLTGLGIGGNKVRKLEFLLGDALAKGADTIITMGAVHSNHAFVTALAAKKLGLDVILVLRGKETLKGNYLLDKLMGIETRVYDVEKTPDLIPYAEKVAKELEEQGKKPYIIPIGGASPVGTLGYVRMVGELSTQISSLGLKFDTIVDAVGSGGTLAGILLGLELAGLEVEPVGMAVGIFGEKMTQKVVDLAKETAKLLDVSVELKEPRIYDYSFGAYGRIVREVAELIRLVGTKEGILLDPVYTGKAFYGLMDLAKRGELGERILFVHTGGMPGIFHYGEDMLRLLNLQ